GAAGGTGGCACCGTCGCCGAGGGTCGACTCGAGCCCCGGGAGCGCGGCGAGGACTCCGCGCGACACGTCCACGGTGTTGGCCGCGGGGAGCTTGGTCACGGCGATCGTGAGGGCCGGCTTCCCGTCGACGCGCGACAGGGTGGTGGTGGGGTCGGCCTGGAGGGCCACACTCGCGACGTCGGCGATCGTCGTGGCACCGGCGCGGAGCTGCGCGGCATCCGAGGGCACGAGAGGAAGCGCTGAAATCTCATCGACGCTGGTGAGCTTGGCGCCGGTCTGCACCGTGAGGGTCTGATCGCCCTCGGTGATCGACCCGCCCGGGAAGAGGACGCCGTTCGCGTCCAGGGCGTCGGTGATCGACTGCTGGGTGTAGCCGCGCTCGGCGAGCTTCGTGGCGTCGGGCGTGATCGTCACGCGCTGGGCGGTGCCACCGACGATCTGCGCACCGTTGACGCCCTTCACGTCCTCGAGGTCGGGGATGATGCTCGTCTGCAGCGTGGACTGCACGGCCTCGGCATCGCTGAAGCCGGTGACGGCGAGCTGGATGACCGGGAAGTCGTCGATGCTGGCCGACGCAACGGTGGTGTCGGCGGACTCGGGGAGCTGGTCCTTGATGCGCGCGATCGCCGCGAGGATCTTCTGCTGCGCCGAGGCGAGGTCGGTGCCGTAGGTGAAGGACGCCGAGACGATCGACGAGTTGGTCGTGCTCGTGGCGGTCGTGGACTCGAGCCCGTCGACACCGCGGATCGCGTTCTCGATCGGCGTGGAGACGTCGGCTTCGACCACCTCGGGCGAGGCGCCGGGGTAGGTGGTGACGACGGCCAGCTGCGGGAACTGGATCGACGGGATCAGCTCCTGCTTCAGGTTCGTCAGCGCGAGGCCGCCGAAGATCGCCGCAACGATCGTGACGAGGGCGATGAGGGCGCGGTTCTTCAGGCTCAGGACGGCCAGATACGACACGAAGGACCTCTCGGGAGCATCATTCGATACAGAAATGTATCGACGCTCAGTATCCCACGGGCCGTTGCGCGGGAGGCCGCGTCACAGCAGTGAGCCGATGCCGATCCCGGCGAGCGCGGCGACGACCGACCCGACGAACGAGGCCACCGCGTAGACCGTCGCCGTGCGCGTCCGACCCTCCTCGGCGAACAGCGCGGTCGCCACCGCGACGGCACTGAACGTCGTGTAGCCGCCGAGGAGCCCCGTCCCCAGGATCCAGCGCCACGCTTCGTCCGCGGGAAGACGACTCAGGATGCCGAGCACCAGCGCCCCGGAGAGGTTGACCACGAGGATGCCCCACGGAAAGCTCTCGCCGGTGCGGCGACGGATGGCGACGTCGAGCACATACCGCGCCGCCGCGCCGACTCCCCCGGCGAGAGCGACGGCGACGAAGACGAGCGGGGTCACGCGGCCAATCTAGTCGTCGACCGTGATCCCGCGGTCAGCGGCGAGCAACGGGGCCAACTGCTGCAGTTGCCACGACGAGATCGTCGCCCCTCGCAGAGCGCTCAGCCCCGCGATGCCGCCCAGTTCCGCTTCCCGCAGGTCGGCGTGCTGGAGGGTCGCGTGTTCCACGATGAGGTTCGAGATGCGCGTACCCGGCGCGGCGAAACGGGTGATCCGGGACTGACCCACGTCGAGTTCATCGATGGTGCAGTCGGTGAAGGCGACGTCCTGCAGGACCGCCCCTCGGAGATTGACGAATCCGAGACGGCAGTTCCGGAAGTGCACCCCGCTCCACGTCGACTCGAACGCCTCGACCGATCCGAAACGGGATGCCGCGACCTCGACGTCACGCCATGCCCCGCGCGAGGTCGTCAGAATGGGCACGTCGACACCGGTGATCGACACCTCCGCGAGGCGCGCGTGACGCAACGTGAGGGTGGATGCCCGCAGGCCGTCGATACGGGATACCGTCAGCTCCGCGCTCTCGAGGTCGACGGCATCCTGACCGACGTTGTCGAACGACACGCCTTCCAGATGAGCCCGGGGCATGAGACCCGCGGAGTCCCCCTGCAGCAGGTCGTCGAGGACGAGGGTGCCGAACGACGGGGCGACGAGGGTGGGGCGCTTCGGCATGGGTCTCCTGGATCGCGGGACGGGGTGGAGAGAGCCTAGCCACTCCCGCTCGACCCTCTCCCGCACTCCGGTGACGGGGACCTCAGGCCTCCAGAGCCTCGACCCGACGACGGAGCTCCGCGGCCTTCTCGGCACCGAGCTGCGCGGCCGCCAGCTGCAGGGCGGCGCTCGCGGTGAGCGTCTTGGCGACGAGGTACGTCGGGCTCTTCTTCAGGTCGGGGATGACGTCGAGGATGATCGCCTCGGCATCCGGGTCCGTCATGAGCTTGCCGAGCTTCACCTTGGCGAGGTCGTATCGAGCGGCCATCGTGTCTCCTGATCCGGGTGCACCGTCGTCACCCTGGCGAGATTGTTGCACGTTTGTACAGTTATGTCATCACGCGGAACAAGGATTCGGCCAGATCCCCGACCCGCGCGTAGGCGGCGCGGGCCTCCGGCGTCCAGTGCGCCCCGACGTAGACGTGGAAACCTCCGGCCGCCGCGACGAGCGACACCGGCGCACCCGCCTTGCGAGCGCGCCGGACGAAAGCCGCCACGTCGTCGAAGAAGATGTCGTTTCCCCCTTGGAAGATCAGCGTGGGTGGGAGGGTGGACACGTCGCTCCGAGCCGGGTCGACCTCCGGATCGTCCCGCGATCCCCCGCCCACCCACGCGCGTGCCGCGGCACGCAATCCGGGCGCACGTAGGGACGGATCGCGGCGCGAGCGGCGAGCGATCGCGGGAT
This portion of the Microbacterium testaceum StLB037 genome encodes:
- a CDS encoding fluoride efflux transporter FluC; its protein translation is MTPLVFVAVALAGGVGAAARYVLDVAIRRRTGESFPWGILVVNLSGALVLGILSRLPADEAWRWILGTGLLGGYTTFSAVAVATALFAEEGRTRTATVYAVASFVGSVVAALAGIGIGSLL
- a CDS encoding pentapeptide repeat-containing protein, whose protein sequence is MPKRPTLVAPSFGTLVLDDLLQGDSAGLMPRAHLEGVSFDNVGQDAVDLESAELTVSRIDGLRASTLTLRHARLAEVSITGVDVPILTTSRGAWRDVEVAASRFGSVEAFESTWSGVHFRNCRLGFVNLRGAVLQDVAFTDCTIDELDVGQSRITRFAAPGTRISNLIVEHATLQHADLREAELGGIAGLSALRGATISSWQLQQLAPLLAADRGITVDD